The region GAGATGATGACAATTTTATCAAATGCATGCTCAAAAGATTTTCAGAACTAAACCGAGTTAATAAATTATTCCTACCACCATGTAACTTTAAAGGGGAGAGGAGGATACCTACTGAACCCATTTGAAATAGtattgtaaataatatttgaaattaaaataatattgttgtAATATTCCTGTACAGGGTTTTAATCATATGCCTTTGCCTACACATCGTAAGTGACTATCACTAGATTAGCCAATGGTTTGTcattgttttcaaaattatattttggcatttcttacaaaatctcatttaataaattctaaaaaactAGGTATAAAAACCACTTCTTTGATATTCCAGGGGAAGATTAGCAAAAGACTCTTTAGTCTTTATCCCATTCAGCACAAACACCGGTTTAAAACTCAtttaataaattctaaaaagaaaaccaatATTATTATATCCCAGGGGAAATATTACCTTCCAACAAACACCAGCTCCAAAACTACTTTTGACGTTTGTCGAGGAGGCAATTAAACTCCAAAAACCCTCCAATCCCAAAactaattttaacatttttcctgtaccaaaataaaaatcccatcacaaaacttcaaacaaacaaaaacactgAAGCAATATTTTAATATTCCAAGGTCTAATATACAAAAAAACGAAAAATCCCTTTCACTCCCAACTAACATAAACACTAATAATCCCTCCCTTAATCTCCATCTTCCCAACCGTTTAAACCACTTTTTCCCTCCAAATCCCTCTACTCTActctactctctctctctctctctatctataGAGTTTTTAGAGTTCTAGAGGGAGAGAGATAGAGatctagagagagaaagaaagagagaaataaatgcTCTCAGGCCAACAACCTCACACTATGTTCGAAGTCGTTGGCCACCCTCCATTCCAATGGCTTCTTCACTCACATTCGCATTTAAGCTCTTCCAATCTCCTTCTCCAACCTCACAACCCTAGGGTTTCTTCTCTCCACCTCTCCTTGCCGTCATGTGGAACTCTGTGGAGCCGGCCTTCTCCCGGTCCAGCTCCTTCAGGGACTTCGAGCCTGACGATGAGGAGGCCCTCCGTTGGGCCGCCCTTGAACGCCTCCCCACCTTCTCTCGCGTCCGCCGTGGTCTCCTCCGCTCCCCTACTGGTAACCTCTCTGAGATCGATATCTCTTGTCTTAGCTCTGGTGACCGGATCTCTCTTATTGAGCGCTTGCTTGGTGATTCCGGTGATGCTGAGCTGTTCTTCCAGCGGATCCGCCAGAGATTTGACCGGTGAGTGGATCCCTCTCGTTTCTCTCTTAAAGATGTGCCTTTTTTTCTccacttttaatttttggataaaccatcttttgttaatattgaacctcattatttatttatttttttaaaattttgggttTACTTTCTTGATGTGATGGTATTTTTTACTGTAGTTAGTGAAATTGCCATTTTAACCTAGTAATTTCTTGatacttttgagttttttttcctcGCCAGATTCTGCTTTACAAATTGGGTTTTTTTCCCTATCAATTCTtccttaaaaattttgtttcatgCGTTATTTAAAGTTGATTTGAAATGGTTCatgtttattttgctttttttttttcttccggAATTCTGAAAAGTtttcagttatatatatatatataaagttccGGAGTGGttaaagtttgaaatttttacatTATGTTGTCTGGTTTAAGCATTATTTTTGAGTTATGGTATTTTCCTGTTAGCCTGTTCTTGCTTTTCcttaatatttcttttaaaatttacgAAAATAATGAAGAGGAgatcatttgaatttttctcttttttgatttcttcttctctttctatgCGTGTTCTTCCAGGGTAAACTTGGAATTCCCCAAAATTGAGGTTCGATTTAAGGATCTGAAAGTTGATGCACATGTCCATATTGGTAGCAGAGCATTGCCCACAATTCCTAATTTCATCTTCAACATGACAGAAGTAAGTTTTTGGAAACAACAATGATTATGATAAACCAATATGTAGCAGTTTGgactattgttatttttctaatttgcatcttatcataatttttccctgatataattttttatcttctcAAGGCCTTATTGAGACAGTTGAGGATTTTCCCAGGCCAGAGAACAAAGTTGTCTATACTGGATAACATTAGCGGAATTATACGCCCTTCTAGGTAAAATTACTCTTCAAAAAGAATCCCTTCCTGTGCTATGTACGATctatatgtgcatgcatgctAATGTTCGACAGCATTGCAGAATGACTTTGCTTTTGGGTCCACCAAGCTCTGGAAAAACAACTTTGCTCTTGGCTCTTGCTGGTAGGCTGGGCTCTGGTTTGCAGGTATACAATCTTGTTTTCGTTGGAAAGTATAAGATTGTTGATGTCAAGGGCAGGCTTTTCTGCATGCAAGTTAATCCTGTTTCCTATAGAGATTTGTTTACTTTAACCAAGCATGCCATGAACAACCGCTTATCTCCAAATTGGATATCTTGTGTTGTCTGTTGCTGTTAAGTAATCCATTTATATTCAGTTCATTTATATTAATTGCACTAAGCTGCAGATGTCAGGAAGCATTACCTATAATGGACACAGTCTCAATGAGTTTGTCCCTCAAAGGACATCAGCTTATGTGAGTCAGCAGGATTGGCTGGCTGCAGAGATGACAGTTAGAGAAATAGTAAACTTTGCTGGATGCTGTCAAGGCGTTGGAATAAAATATGGTGAAGTTTTTACAgtatttgatatttataatgcttttctttctattttctgCTGAGACATGATTTCCCAATCAGATATGCTTATGGAACTGTcaagaagagagaagaatgcAGGAATAAAGCCTGATGAAGATCTGGATATATTTATGAAGGTCTAAGGCATTTGCTAGATAGTTTCCCTTCTTGATTCTGAATGTGTTCcttcaaattatatttactactcttcattttatttttgtttgtgtagGCCTTAGCTCTGGAAGGCAAACAGACGAACTTGGTTGTGGAGTATATATTGAAGgtatattatctttttattatgattacttttttcttttccagaGAAGATTTGACATGAAATGTGTAGTCTATCATTACACTTACCACTCTTCTTTTTGAACATTTACAAGTTGGTAGTTTAATTTGCTCCAATGGTGAAGCTGATAAGCATTGATAAGGGTGATATTCATAAACTAATTAGTTTTTGGTGGCCTTTCTTAGAAAGTACTTTTTAGCTTCAGAAATATTTACATAGTAATTAGATTATAAGcaacaatcaattaattattctttcaatttgtatttataaatgGTTTTTAGTCATTATGACCAGTGCTGGTAGATTCAGGTATTGTTTTTTTGATACTAAAACAATCAGGATTAAATCATGAAGCTATTTGTAGACAATAATCAGGCATTTAGGAACTTGAATACTTTCCTTTTTCCTGTTAAGGCTGCTAAATGGTGTTGCTCTGAAGAAAATGGTTTATAGTTATAAAactgtttgaaacttgaaagtgCTAAAAGCTAACCCCTTTTTCTTCAATAAAGCTACCCCATGAGGACACTGGTTTTGTattgtctttcattttttttttatcaacaagAAGTGAACTCAATAAACTTAAGAACTGTCTGTTATGTTTTTATGGGAATTGCTTTACATTGTGTTGCTTGTGCCATAAGCTCAATAgttctagttttttttcctcGCTTTACCGTTACTAATTAGAATGTTTAAAAGCTTTCTGAACTGCTAAATTTCACCTAGCAAAGATACTAGGGTTGGATATTTGTGCTGATACACTGGTGGGAGATGAAATGATTAAAGGAATCTCTGGTGGACAAAAGAAACGCCTTACGACAGGTGGACATTTTATTCTCATTGTTTTAAAAACTTCTCTATATGAGCTTTTACTCATTTCCTAGTGTGAATTTGAGGTAAATGATGCTCCAGATCTTCTGAATCGCAGGTGAATTACTAGTTGGATCAGCTAGAGTGCTGTTCATGGATGAGATATCAACAGGGCTTGATAGTTCAACCACTTACCAAATCATTAAGTATCTCAGACATTCAACACATGCGCTTGATGGAACCACTATCATATCTCTGCTGCAACCACCTCCAGAAACATACGAGTTATTTGATGATGTGATTCTAATCTCTGAAGGCAGGATTGTTTATCAGGGACCCCGTGATGATGCTCTTGATTTCTTTGTAGCTATGGGCTTCAAGTGCCCTGAACGGAAAAATGTGGCTGACTTTTTGCAAGaagtaagtgtttttatttcacTCAATCCTGCATCTCAATGTAAGTCCTTGCTCCATTTTGTAATGTGAACTTTCTACTCTGCCATTTCAGGTGACATCTAAGAAAGATCAAAGGCAATACTGGTATGATTATGATCGTCCATATCGATATGTACCAGTAGTGAAGTTTGCTGAGGCCTTTCATTTGTTTCGTGTTGGTAAGAGATTGTCTGGGGAGTTAGCTCATCCTTACAACAGACTGCAAAACCATCCTGCAGCTCTTTCAACTTCAAATTATGGTGTTAAAAGATTTGAACTTCTCAAGGTTAACTTCTCTTGGCAGTTGCTATTGATGAAGCGAAATTCATTTGTCTATATCTTCAAATTCATTCAGGTACAGCTGACACCCTAAATGGTAAAACAGTTGTAGTTAGTTAGTGAGTTTCAttctattaaattttgaaaaaaaaaaagttgattatGTTTACCTTTTCTGTGTCCATGTAATCTGATGTTAAACTTAGCTATCTCTTATGgctaatttgatttgaaatatacTTGGTTTCTACTTTGACATAATGAAATTTGAATCTGTGTCCACATTCCCTTGTTTATTTGACTTTCAGATATGCTAGTATCACCTGAATTTGAATGAATATGCTTTTAATCTGAAACTGAGGTTGGGTACTTTCTAAGATGTGTGAGTTATGATGTTGTTTCCAGCTTCTGCTTGTTGCTCTTATCACAATGACGGTATTTTTTCGGACGACAATGCCCCGTGATACAGTAGATGACGGGATTGTCTTTCTTGGTGCTCTGTACTTCTCAATTGTTATTATTCTGTTCAATGGCTTTACTGAAGTTTCATTGCTGATAACAAAACTTCCAGTGCTTTACAAGCATAGGGACTTGCACTTTTATCCAGCATGGGCTTATACATTGCCTTCTTGGATCTTGAGTATTCCAACTTCACTTATTGAGTCAGGACTCTGGGTGGTAGTTACATACTATGTTGTCGGTTATGACCCTCAGATAACTAGGTAAGCATTTAAAATACTTGTCATGCCACTGAAATGTTTCCCTGAATTTCTGATGTTGATTTTTAAACCATGCAGATTTTTGCGGCAATACCTGTTGCTTTTCTTTTTGCACCAAATGTCTTTGGCTCTCTTTCGTGTGATGGGATCACTGGGCCGTAATATGATTGTTTCAAACACTTTTGGATCCTTTGCAATGCTTGTTATCATGATTCTTGGAGGATTTATAATTTCCAGAGGTCAATCTTAATCCACAAAATCTTCAATTCTTGTGTACCTGCAATGGCTACTTTTCTCTTACTTCTCACGATATCTGTTCATGCTGATGCATCCCATTTGTTTACTGATATCTTATAAACAGATAGCATACCAAATTGGTGGATTTGGGGCTATTGGTTTTCTCCCTTGATGTATGCACAGAATGCTCTTTCGATTAATGAGCTTCTTGGGCATTCGTGGGATAAGGTAACAtatacatgaatttttttaaccaatATGTCTAGTTATGTAATATTGTTTTGGTGCTCATAAGGGGATATGTATCAGTTTCATTTTTGCATACCCCTTTCTGTATGTACAAGTGCAATAGTCAAGTTCTTGCAATGACTGGTCGTGTTGTATGCTGATTTTGTGCTCATAAGgggatggttttttttttcttatatctttaatttttgtttgattatctCTTGGATGGATTTGAGAACCTTGCATGGTCAAACTCTTTTACgctaatatcatttattttcattatctaTAGCTTCTGGACGTTGGAATGCAGCAACCTATGCGATTAGGCGAGGCAGTACTGAGAAGATACGGGCTTTTTACAGAAAGTTATTGGTATTGGATTGGTGTTGGTGCCTTATTTGGATATACTATCTTATTCAATCTGCTCTTCACCTTGTTCTTGACTTACTTAGATCGTAAGTTCTCTTTCACATAAGCTATTTCAGTCAGGCTAGTTTGCTTTCCTTTACTAATGATTCAAAAGTgacattattgttattattattatgacaaCCTAAACAGCTATTGGGAGACAACAGGCTGTTGTCTCTAAAAAGGAACTCCAAGAAAGGAACCAGGCAAGGACAGGAGAGGGTCTTGTTGTTGAGCTGAGGTCATATTTGCAATCTGAAGCATTAACAGGTAATAGATATAGATGTCAATGAACAATTGTAGAAATTAATAATGGTATATATTTGGATTTTCCCAGTGATTCTTTGTTTATGGAAGTTGCATTTGAAATGATACAAGTCTAATGGTTTAATAAATGCACCGTTTTCAGTGATTGCTTTTCTGTGTGTGTTTTGCAGCAATAATGTTAACCTGGCTCAATTATATTTCTAACAAATATGTTCCAAACAGGAAAACATGATAAGGAAAAGAAAGGCATGGTTCTTCCCTTCCAGCCACTTTCAATGTGCTTTAACAACATCAATTACTATGTGGATGTACCAGTGGTAGGTTTACTGTTAACATCTCTCTGGTGTTAATGTTACTGAAATAACCTTTAAGTAGTTCTTCGTTCTTATCCAGTATTGCTAGCAGGAACTTAAACAACAAGGAGTTTTAGAAGATCGGCTGCAACTACTGGTCAATGTAACTGGCGCATTTCGCCCTGGCATTCTCACAGCACTGGTCGGGGTCAGTGGTGCTGGTAAAACCACATTAATGGATGTCTTAGCTGGTAGAAAAACTGGAGGATATATTGAAGGAAGTATTACCATTTCTGGCTATCctaaaaatcaagaaacttTTGCGAGAGTATCCGGTTACTGTGAGCAAAATGATGTCCACTCTCCATGTGTTACTGTCTATGAATCTCTTCTATTCTCTGCATGGCTCAGATTGCCATCTCATGTCAACATGGAAACTCGAAAGGTGTGATTTTTTGCCAAATTGTTAAATACTTACAATACCTGATGCTTGATTCCTTTCTTATGAATGCATCTGCAGGTTTTTGTTGAAGAGGTAATGGAACTTGTTGAGTTGTCATCATTGAGTGGTGCACTTGTTGGCCTACCAGGGGTAAATGGGCTGTCTACAGAACAGCGCAAAAGGTTGACAATTGCCGTTGAGCTTGTTGCAAATCCTTCTATAGTTTTTATGGATGAGCCGACATCTGGATTAGATGCAAGGGCTGCTGCAATAGTCATGAGGACTGTGAGAAACATTGTGAATACAGGGAGGACAATTGTGTGCACAATTCATCAGCCAAGCATAGACATTTTTGAATCATTTGATGAGGTTCCTCATTATCTATCTCTTCACTTTTGAAAATAGCACACCATCCAGCATTAGATTGTGATGTCATTTGAAAGAATTATTGTAAGGTTTTTATATGAGAACTTTGGATGCAGCTTTTGTTCATGAAACGGGGA is a window of Dioscorea cayenensis subsp. rotundata cultivar TDr96_F1 chromosome 5, TDr96_F1_v2_PseudoChromosome.rev07_lg8_w22 25.fasta, whole genome shotgun sequence DNA encoding:
- the LOC120260885 gene encoding ABC transporter G family member 31; amino-acid sequence: MWNSVEPAFSRSSSFRDFEPDDEEALRWAALERLPTFSRVRRGLLRSPTGNLSEIDISCLSSGDRISLIERLLGDSGDAELFFQRIRQRFDRVNLEFPKIEVRFKDLKVDAHVHIGSRALPTIPNFIFNMTEALLRQLRIFPGQRTKLSILDNISGIIRPSRMTLLLGPPSSGKTTLLLALAGRLGSGLQMSGSITYNGHSLNEFVPQRTSAYVSQQDWLAAEMTVREIVNFAGCCQGVGIKYDMLMELSRREKNAGIKPDEDLDIFMKALALEGKQTNLVVEYILKILGLDICADTLVGDEMIKGISGGQKKRLTTGELLVGSARVLFMDEISTGLDSSTTYQIIKYLRHSTHALDGTTIISLLQPPPETYELFDDVILISEGRIVYQGPRDDALDFFVAMGFKCPERKNVADFLQEVTSKKDQRQYWYDYDRPYRYVPVVKFAEAFHLFRVGKRLSGELAHPYNRLQNHPAALSTSNYGVKRFELLKVNFSWQLLLMKRNSFVYIFKFIQLLLVALITMTVFFRTTMPRDTVDDGIVFLGALYFSIVIILFNGFTEVSLLITKLPVLYKHRDLHFYPAWAYTLPSWILSIPTSLIESGLWVVVTYYVVGYDPQITRFLRQYLLLFFLHQMSLALFRVMGSLGRNMIVSNTFGSFAMLVIMILGGFIISRDSIPNWWIWGYWFSPLMYAQNALSINELLGHSWDKLLDVGMQQPMRLGEAVLRRYGLFTESYWYWIGVGALFGYTILFNLLFTLFLTYLDPIGRQQAVVSKKELQERNQARTGEGLVVELRSYLQSEALTGKHDKEKKGMVLPFQPLSMCFNNINYYVDVPVELKQQGVLEDRLQLLVNVTGAFRPGILTALVGVSGAGKTTLMDVLAGRKTGGYIEGSITISGYPKNQETFARVSGYCEQNDVHSPCVTVYESLLFSAWLRLPSHVNMETRKVFVEEVMELVELSSLSGALVGLPGVNGLSTEQRKRLTIAVELVANPSIVFMDEPTSGLDARAAAIVMRTVRNIVNTGRTIVCTIHQPSIDIFESFDELLFMKRGGQLIYAGPLGRNSRKLVEFFEAIGGVPKIRDGHNPAAWMLEVTSPAMESCLGVDFADYYRKSKLFRMNKELVESLSRPNSDAKDISFPTKYSQSFLSQYLTCIWKQNLSYWRNPQYTAVRFFYTVIISMMFGTICWNFGSKRKTQLDVFNAMGAMYAAVLFLGITNATAVQPVVSIERFVSYRERAAGMYSALPFALAQVSIEFPYVFVQTLIYGPIFYSLGSFDWVTTKFLWYIYFMYFTLLYFTFFGMMTIAITPNHVVAPIIAAPFYTLWNLFSGFMITRKRIPVWWRWYYWANPVSWSLYGLLASQFGDIEEHVILADGIHSVSIKVFLDKHFGFRHELLGFVGVMVVGFTVLFALVFALAIKSLNFQRR